In the genome of Triticum urartu cultivar G1812 chromosome 5, Tu2.1, whole genome shotgun sequence, one region contains:
- the LOC125511070 gene encoding chaperonin-like RbcX protein 2, chloroplastic encodes MTGVQVMPGVGAVTTVDVRTEGGKAVAGLARRRVAVGSSSSTSLFAGDWRRRPRRATCSVRLRQCGRGRGGRSGGLAIVSNLGGSYDVGFGDVDLQLMNYFTYKAVRTVLTQLYEMNPPSYRWLYNFVAVNKPTDGKLFLRALGKERQELAERVMITRLSLYGKWIKKCDHAKMYEKISNENLELMRERLMETVIWPTDDTNTEKIG; translated from the exons ATGACCGGAGTTCAGGTGATGCCGGGGGTGGGCGCGGTGACCACGGTCGACGTGAGGACGGAGGGCGGCAAGGCGGTGGCGGGGCTCGCGAGGAGGCGTGTGGCGGTGGGGAGCAGCTCGAGCACGAGCCTGTTTGCTGGTGACTGGAGGAGGAGGCCTCGCCGGGCGACCTGCTCCGTCAGGCTCAGGCAGTGTGGCCGGGGCAGGGGCGGCAGGAGCGGCGGCCTCGCCATCGTCAGCAACCTCGGGGGCAGTTACGATGTTGGCTTTGGCGACGTCGACCTG CAACTGATGAACTACTTTACCTACAAAGCCGTGAGGACCGTGCTGACCCAGCTCTACGAGATGAACCCACCCAGCTACCGCTGGCTCTACAA CTTTGTTGCTGTAAACAAGCCCACCGATGGCAAGCTGTTCCTCCGCGCTCTTGGAAAG GAGAGGCAGGAGCTTGCAGAGCGGGTTATGATAACCCGGCTTAGCTTGTACGGGAAATGGATCAAG AAATGTGACCACGCAAAAATGTACGAGAAGATCTCCAACGAGAACCTGGAGCTGATGCGGGAGAGGCTCATGGAGACGGTCATCTGGCCAACCGACGACACCAACACGGAGAAGATCGGCTGA